In Nitrospirota bacterium, a single window of DNA contains:
- a CDS encoding dihydrolipoamide acetyltransferase family protein: protein MASRVVMPKLTDTMEEGVLLAWRKREGDSVQAGEALAEIETDKAIMDLEAFASGILRKILVQDGATVMSGTLIGVIGGMDEDITSALTDTITAAPSAGGGTRTSGPPAAGPASTSPASPEGTRFIASPRAKALAADRGIDLSTIIGTGPGGRIVEEDVVNAQAPPTQILSAGIDQPLSQMRKAIARATTQSKAPVPHFYLTSEIDMEQSERFRDQFKHNRTTHPSVTDLLIKAAAIALTRHPDINVSFTGNAIRRHARIDIGIAVGIDDGLITPVLRNCGARSLEDISTESRTLIDRARNKRLQPQEYTDATFSISNLGMFDVENFIAILIPPQAASIAVGSIRDVPVVKDGTVRAGQRMKVTLSCDHRALDGVQGAGFLKEFKRILEHPSELLPSKETP from the coding sequence ATGGCTAGTCGCGTCGTGATGCCAAAACTAACCGACACGATGGAAGAAGGCGTCCTCCTTGCATGGAGGAAACGCGAAGGGGATTCGGTGCAGGCAGGGGAGGCGCTCGCTGAAATCGAAACCGACAAGGCCATCATGGATCTCGAGGCCTTCGCCTCCGGCATCCTACGCAAAATCCTGGTGCAGGACGGCGCAACCGTAATGTCCGGAACATTGATCGGCGTCATTGGCGGAATGGATGAGGACATCACCTCGGCATTGACCGACACGATCACTGCCGCGCCATCGGCTGGCGGCGGAACCAGGACAAGCGGACCGCCTGCTGCCGGTCCAGCATCCACCTCACCCGCGAGTCCAGAGGGAACTCGTTTTATCGCCTCGCCCCGCGCGAAAGCGCTGGCTGCCGACCGGGGAATCGATCTCTCCACCATCATCGGAACCGGTCCAGGTGGACGCATCGTGGAAGAAGATGTCGTGAACGCCCAGGCACCGCCAACGCAGATTCTGTCGGCCGGAATAGACCAACCGCTGAGCCAGATGCGGAAAGCCATCGCACGAGCGACGACACAGAGCAAAGCGCCGGTGCCGCACTTTTATCTGACGAGCGAGATCGATATGGAACAGTCAGAGCGGTTCCGCGATCAGTTCAAACACAACCGCACCACACATCCCTCCGTCACCGACTTGCTGATCAAAGCCGCAGCGATCGCGCTCACCCGCCATCCGGACATCAATGTGTCATTCACCGGTAATGCCATCAGGCGACATGCGCGCATTGATATCGGCATCGCCGTCGGCATCGACGACGGCTTGATCACCCCGGTTCTTCGCAATTGTGGCGCGAGGTCGCTGGAGGATATCTCGACCGAATCGCGGACGCTGATCGACCGGGCCAGGAACAAACGCTTGCAGCCGCAGGAATACACCGACGCCACCTTTTCGATCTCAAACTTGGGAATGTTCGATGTGGAAAACTTCATTGCGATCCTCATCCCCCCTCAGGCTGCCTCCATCGCGGTGGGTTCCATTCGCGACGTGCCCGTCGTTAAAGACGGCACAGTCAGGGCGGGCCAACGCATGAAGGTGACGTTGTCTTGCGACCATCGGGCCCTGGACGGTGTGCAGGGGGCCGGCTTCCTGAAGGAGTTCAAACGCATCCTTGAACACCCCTCGGAACTACTCCCCTCGAAGGAGACTCCATGA
- a CDS encoding proline dehydrogenase family protein — protein sequence MSIVSSPLESTVHRIGEQLARLSAGRTPTVFTRHWWSHQALNLAMYDSPFKTQLFRFIDALPSVTDDEQVVTLAREYLGDGETQLFGAQWGLSALASTSLGARLSGKAIRSQVEQMARNFIAGATVEDASPRLADLWQQGRACSVDLLGEATISDREADRYRDRCLNALTQLTQVAEGWLSISLLERDHLGPIPRVQLSLKISALSPHLDPIDPEGSYCSVAARLRPILDLAMRLPASLIFDMEQADTKTLLLDIFTRLFAEPSYKNYPHAGLALQAYHRDTTRDIEGLLSWVRRRGAPITIRLVKGAYWDSDTIRYRQRGWPVPLFEQKTETDANYESLTQLLLSQSSLIRPAFGTHNLRTLAYIEAVAESLGLSPETWEYQMIYGMAEPFQQAIAQHGRRLRLYTPVGDLLPGMAYLVRRLLENTSNESFLRKEYVESQSLHALLSPPVLEGPRQMQSLSSQQAGKREFRNEPQRDFAQADHRAAMQQALAAVRSQLGRQWSSSFQRLRLTGPLVESRNPGRPEEVVGRLSSASMADVEQTVGLAMKAWDAWRATTTARRVEILRAAATLMRTRRHELAAWEILECGKPWREADADLAEAIDFLEFYAADWLRIAPPRQLGQEPGEFNQRVYHPRGVTVVIAPWNFPFAIPAGMVSAALVTGNPVIFKPSERSPMMGHWLTEILQEAGVPEGILSCLPGGPDIGQALVRHPAVATIAFTGSKDVGLGILKDAGTLIPGQQMVKRVLAEMGGKNAIIVDETADLDDAITGVVASFTGYAGQKCSACSRAIVHAAIYDSFLVRLKEAVLSLKVGNPEEPGTQVGPMIDRRAQAKVQDYIEIGKKEARLLVEGAVTEPGWYIGPTVFADAAPTDRVAQEEIFGPILAVMKAASFQEALTLANSTAYALTGGVYSRSPVNLELARQRFDVGNLYLNRPITGALVGRQPFGGHRLSGVGTKAGGEEYLTQFVVTRVISEQTLRRGFAPAE from the coding sequence ATGTCGATCGTTTCATCTCCTCTTGAATCAACTGTTCATCGTATCGGTGAACAGCTCGCTCGTCTCTCTGCCGGTCGAACGCCAACAGTCTTCACCCGCCACTGGTGGTCACACCAGGCCCTTAACCTGGCCATGTATGACAGTCCCTTTAAGACACAGTTATTTCGATTCATCGATGCCCTGCCATCGGTCACCGACGATGAACAGGTGGTGACATTAGCTCGTGAATATTTAGGCGATGGAGAGACGCAACTCTTCGGCGCGCAATGGGGGCTCAGCGCCCTTGCCTCCACCAGCCTGGGGGCTCGTCTCAGTGGTAAGGCAATCAGAAGCCAGGTCGAGCAGATGGCGAGAAACTTTATTGCAGGAGCGACGGTCGAGGATGCGAGCCCGCGATTGGCAGATCTTTGGCAACAGGGGCGGGCCTGCTCGGTCGACTTGTTGGGCGAGGCCACCATCAGTGATCGTGAGGCCGATCGGTACCGTGATCGCTGCCTGAACGCCCTCACCCAGTTGACACAAGTAGCGGAGGGCTGGCTATCGATCTCCTTATTAGAGCGAGACCATCTCGGGCCCATTCCACGAGTACAGCTCTCGCTCAAAATATCCGCCCTCTCTCCGCATCTAGACCCGATCGACCCCGAAGGAAGCTACTGTTCAGTAGCGGCGCGGCTTCGCCCCATCCTCGATCTGGCGATGCGCCTCCCCGCTTCGTTGATCTTCGATATGGAGCAAGCCGATACCAAAACCTTGCTGCTCGACATCTTCACCAGGCTTTTCGCCGAGCCGTCCTACAAGAACTATCCTCATGCGGGTCTGGCGTTACAAGCCTACCATCGCGACACGACGCGAGATATCGAGGGTCTGCTGTCATGGGTTCGTCGGCGTGGGGCGCCCATCACCATTCGGCTCGTGAAAGGGGCCTACTGGGATTCGGATACGATCCGCTATCGGCAACGCGGCTGGCCTGTTCCGCTCTTTGAACAGAAGACGGAAACGGATGCGAATTATGAGTCGCTGACGCAACTCCTCTTATCTCAGTCATCGCTTATTCGACCGGCCTTCGGCACACATAATCTCCGCACACTGGCCTATATCGAGGCGGTTGCGGAGTCGCTCGGACTCTCTCCTGAAACCTGGGAGTATCAGATGATATATGGCATGGCCGAGCCCTTTCAGCAGGCCATCGCACAACATGGGCGGCGGCTGCGACTCTATACCCCGGTGGGCGATCTATTACCGGGCATGGCCTATCTCGTCAGACGACTATTGGAAAACACGTCGAATGAATCATTTCTCCGCAAGGAATATGTGGAGTCCCAGTCGCTCCACGCACTGTTGTCACCGCCAGTTCTTGAAGGACCACGCCAGATGCAATCCCTCTCATCTCAGCAAGCCGGCAAGCGGGAGTTTCGTAATGAACCACAGCGTGATTTTGCGCAGGCAGACCACCGAGCGGCCATGCAACAGGCCCTGGCGGCCGTACGGTCACAGCTGGGCCGGCAATGGTCATCGTCGTTCCAGCGATTGCGCCTCACGGGACCTCTCGTTGAATCTCGTAACCCGGGCCGCCCTGAGGAAGTCGTGGGTCGGTTGTCCAGCGCGAGTATGGCTGATGTTGAGCAAACTGTAGGCCTGGCGATGAAGGCATGGGATGCCTGGCGTGCCACCACAACAGCACGACGGGTGGAGATTTTGCGTGCAGCCGCCACGCTCATGCGAACGCGGCGTCACGAGTTGGCTGCCTGGGAAATTCTGGAATGCGGAAAACCCTGGCGTGAGGCAGATGCGGACCTTGCCGAAGCCATCGACTTTCTAGAGTTTTATGCAGCGGACTGGCTGAGGATCGCTCCCCCAAGACAGTTAGGGCAGGAGCCTGGTGAATTCAACCAGCGGGTCTATCATCCTCGTGGAGTCACGGTCGTCATCGCACCCTGGAATTTTCCATTCGCGATTCCTGCCGGCATGGTGTCGGCGGCACTTGTGACGGGAAATCCTGTCATCTTCAAGCCCTCCGAACGTTCGCCCATGATGGGGCACTGGCTCACAGAGATTTTGCAGGAGGCCGGTGTGCCAGAGGGAATACTCAGTTGCTTGCCGGGTGGGCCAGACATCGGACAGGCATTAGTCCGCCACCCAGCGGTCGCCACGATTGCCTTTACCGGGTCGAAGGACGTCGGGCTCGGCATTCTGAAAGACGCCGGGACCCTTATCCCTGGGCAACAGATGGTCAAGCGGGTGCTGGCAGAAATGGGAGGGAAAAATGCAATTATCGTGGATGAGACTGCGGATCTCGATGATGCGATTACCGGAGTGGTCGCATCGTTCACCGGCTATGCAGGACAGAAATGTTCCGCCTGTTCGCGGGCGATCGTCCATGCGGCGATCTACGACAGTTTTCTCGTTCGCCTCAAAGAGGCGGTACTGAGCTTGAAGGTCGGAAATCCGGAAGAGCCCGGTACCCAGGTTGGGCCGATGATCGATCGTCGAGCGCAGGCGAAGGTGCAGGATTACATCGAAATTGGAAAGAAGGAAGCCCGCTTGCTGGTGGAAGGGGCTGTGACGGAACCTGGCTGGTATATCGGACCGACGGTCTTTGCCGATGCCGCGCCGACCGATCGAGTCGCCCAGGAGGAAATCTTCGGGCCGATTCTCGCGGTGATGAAGGCAGCCTCATTTCAGGAGGCGCTCACGCTGGCGAATTCGACGGCCTATGCCCTCACCGGTGGCGTCTACTCACGGAGCCCCGTCAATCTGGAGTTGGCACGGCAACGGTTCGACGTCGGGAATCTCTATCTGAATCGTCCGATCACCGGTGCGTTAGTCGGCCGCCAGCCGTTTGGTGGCCATCGGCTCTCCGGAGTCGGAACGAAGGCCGGAGGTGAAGAGTACCTGACGCAATTCGTCGTGACCCGTGTGATCAGCGAACAAACCCTCCGTCGTGGATTCGCGCCGGCCGAGTGA
- a CDS encoding fatty acid desaturase, which produces MAATTTDTALTEDVFVPLNFVLFCAIVAATVVGIPLYGYYYGFSLFDWVLSFVMYIVTGMGITVGYHRLVSHQSFECPDWVKASILVAGGWALQNSALKWGGDHIRHHAKTDQIEDPYNVTKGFWHSHCGWLFYNTPHRTEKYEIRLRRDPVVMWQHRYYWPIVVTGLLLPFVLGVWHGGWQGGISAFLLGGLFRMFMVLNSTFTINSLCHMIGTQPHGTQDSSRDSWLISFVSFGEGYHNFHHTYARDFRNGPKWYNFDPSKWIIYTLWMLGLAHNLRRNDPTVG; this is translated from the coding sequence ATGGCTGCTACAACAACTGATACCGCATTGACCGAAGATGTGTTTGTCCCGCTAAATTTTGTGTTGTTTTGCGCGATCGTTGCCGCCACGGTGGTCGGCATTCCACTCTATGGCTATTACTACGGATTCAGCCTCTTTGACTGGGTCCTGTCCTTTGTGATGTATATCGTCACGGGGATGGGTATCACCGTCGGCTATCACCGGCTGGTGTCGCATCAGAGTTTCGAATGTCCTGACTGGGTCAAGGCCTCTATCCTCGTCGCCGGTGGGTGGGCGCTTCAAAATTCTGCTCTGAAGTGGGGCGGCGACCATATCCGCCATCACGCCAAGACGGATCAAATAGAAGATCCCTACAACGTGACCAAGGGATTCTGGCACAGCCACTGCGGCTGGCTCTTTTATAATACGCCCCATCGCACGGAGAAATACGAGATCCGTCTGCGCCGCGACCCAGTCGTGATGTGGCAACATCGCTATTATTGGCCCATCGTCGTCACAGGACTCCTGCTGCCTTTTGTCCTTGGTGTCTGGCATGGTGGCTGGCAAGGCGGCATCAGTGCCTTCCTCTTGGGAGGACTTTTCCGCATGTTCATGGTGCTGAACTCGACCTTCACCATCAATTCACTCTGCCACATGATCGGGACACAGCCCCACGGCACACAGGACAGCAGCCGCGATAGCTGGCTGATCTCCTTTGTCAGTTTCGGCGAGGGGTATCATAATTTTCATCACACCTATGCCCGCGATTTTCGCAATGGACCGAAGTGGTACAATTTCGATCCCTCGAAGTGGATCATTTACACCCTCTGGATGCTCGGATTAGCCCACAATCTGCGCCGTAACGACCCCACCGTCGGGTAG
- the lipA gene encoding lipoyl synthase: protein MSFIPLNQLRASFSESSQAISHQPSAIRSSQRLPPWFKVQATTGPDYLDIKQTMDRLKLHTICEEARCPNRWECWNARTATFLILGDICTRRCHYCSVETGRPMAIDHGEPRRVAEAVHALALKHAVITSVNRDELADGGAAIFAETIRQTRQLNAHCTIEVLIPDFEGNEAALATVCAEKPEILNHNIETVRRLFPAIRPQAKYQRSLELLGKAKQLGMRTKSGLILGMGETMDEAREVMRDLRSVGCDIMTIGQYLQPTREHLPVARYYDPSDFAVLKEEGVALGFTHVESGPLVRSSYHAEQHLFTAGPSA, encoded by the coding sequence ATGAGCTTTATCCCACTGAACCAACTTCGCGCTTCTTTCTCTGAATCATCTCAAGCCATCAGCCATCAGCCATCGGCCATCCGCTCTTCGCAGCGTCTCCCGCCCTGGTTCAAAGTCCAAGCAACAACCGGTCCGGACTACCTGGACATCAAGCAGACGATGGACCGGCTCAAGCTCCATACCATCTGTGAAGAAGCGCGTTGCCCGAACCGCTGGGAATGTTGGAATGCGCGCACCGCGACCTTCCTGATCCTGGGAGACATCTGCACCAGGCGCTGTCACTACTGTTCAGTGGAGACTGGCCGGCCGATGGCAATCGATCATGGGGAGCCACGACGCGTCGCAGAGGCGGTTCATGCCTTGGCCCTGAAACATGCGGTGATCACATCGGTGAACCGGGATGAGTTAGCAGATGGCGGCGCGGCTATCTTTGCCGAAACAATCCGGCAAACCAGGCAGCTCAACGCTCACTGCACGATTGAAGTTTTGATTCCGGATTTCGAAGGGAATGAGGCCGCCCTCGCGACGGTCTGTGCCGAGAAGCCGGAGATTCTCAATCACAACATTGAAACTGTCCGGCGACTGTTTCCGGCAATCAGACCGCAGGCAAAATATCAGCGATCGCTCGAGCTGCTCGGCAAGGCGAAGCAATTGGGCATGCGCACTAAATCCGGGCTGATCCTCGGGATGGGAGAAACCATGGACGAAGCCCGCGAAGTCATGCGCGATCTCCGATCCGTCGGCTGCGATATCATGACTATCGGTCAATACCTTCAGCCGACGAGAGAGCACCTGCCCGTTGCTCGTTACTACGACCCCAGCGACTTTGCGGTCTTGAAAGAGGAGGGGGTGGCCCTCGGCTTTACCCATGTCGAATCAGGTCCGCTGGTCCGTAGCTCCTACCATGCGGAACAGCATCTCTTCACGGCGGGTCCCTCGGCATAG
- a CDS encoding pyruvate dehydrogenase complex E1 component subunit beta: MVLSYREALNQAMREEMRRDSRIFLIGEEVGYYQGAFKVSKGFVEEFGPQRVVDTPITEAGFTGLAIGAAMAGLHPIVELMTMNFGIVALDQIVNNAAKIHYMSGGQLSVPLVIRGPGSAAHQLGAQHSQSLEAWFCHVPGLKVIAPATPHDAKGLLKSAIRDNNPVIFIEAQLLYGTKGDVKDGEYTIPIGVAEVKRTGRDVTIVAYSKMLLLALETADQLSREGIEVEVIDPRTLKPLDLSTIVASVKKTGRLVIVEEGWRFCGLGAQIAESVYAAAFDYLDAPIQRVTGEDVPMPYSRPLEDAAIPDKARVIEAVKSVCGIQ; this comes from the coding sequence ATGGTGCTGTCTTATCGGGAAGCGCTCAACCAAGCCATGCGGGAGGAGATGCGCCGAGACTCGCGCATTTTTCTGATCGGCGAGGAAGTGGGCTACTACCAGGGCGCCTTCAAGGTCAGCAAGGGTTTCGTGGAGGAATTCGGCCCGCAACGGGTGGTGGATACTCCGATCACGGAAGCCGGTTTCACGGGCCTGGCAATCGGCGCCGCCATGGCGGGGCTGCATCCCATCGTCGAACTCATGACCATGAATTTCGGCATTGTGGCGCTGGATCAGATCGTCAATAATGCCGCCAAAATTCATTACATGTCGGGGGGGCAGCTGTCGGTGCCGCTCGTGATTCGTGGACCTGGCAGCGCCGCTCACCAGTTAGGCGCGCAGCATTCGCAAAGTCTGGAGGCCTGGTTCTGTCATGTGCCGGGATTGAAAGTGATCGCGCCGGCCACGCCGCACGATGCCAAGGGCCTGCTCAAAAGCGCGATTCGGGACAACAATCCTGTCATCTTCATCGAAGCGCAATTGCTGTACGGAACGAAGGGGGATGTCAAAGACGGCGAGTACACGATCCCCATCGGTGTCGCCGAGGTGAAGCGTACCGGACGCGACGTGACGATCGTCGCCTACTCGAAGATGCTCCTGCTGGCGCTGGAGACAGCCGACCAACTGAGTCGAGAGGGCATCGAAGTCGAGGTCATCGATCCCCGCACCCTCAAACCCTTGGACCTCTCAACGATCGTGGCCTCGGTCAAAAAGACCGGGCGTCTCGTGATCGTCGAAGAAGGCTGGCGTTTTTGCGGGCTGGGTGCGCAGATTGCCGAGAGCGTATACGCGGCGGCGTTCGACTACCTGGACGCCCCCATTCAGCGCGTCACCGGCGAAGATGTGCCAATGCCCTATAGCCGCCCGTTGGAAGATGCTGCCATCCCGGACAAGGCGCGTGTCATCGAAGCCGTCAAATCCGTGTGTGGCATACAGTAA
- the pdhA gene encoding pyruvate dehydrogenase (acetyl-transferring) E1 component subunit alpha, giving the protein MDRGDVLFLYRQMLLIRRFEEKSAEMYALTKIAGFLHLYIGEEAIAVGAIAALRSDDYAISAYRDHGHCLARGSDPGHVMAELFGKATGLCQGKGGSMHLVDAPRRFMGGYAIVGGHIPLATGLAFATKYQQLDLVTVCFFGEGAIPSGQAHEALNLAALWKLPVIFVCENNRYGMGTSAERAIALYADVAETARSYGIKAERVDGMDVLAVRDAMRKVVEQVRAGQGPVFIEAMTYRFMGHSMSDPAHGHYRTKEEVDEHRKRDPLLLLKQTILNNNLGAEADFIQLEREVGEAVTAAVRFADDSPFPAPSALYTDVMREE; this is encoded by the coding sequence ATGGACCGGGGCGACGTACTATTCCTCTATCGTCAAATGCTGCTGATCCGCCGGTTCGAAGAGAAATCGGCGGAAATGTACGCCCTCACAAAAATTGCCGGATTCCTGCATCTCTATATCGGCGAAGAGGCCATTGCGGTCGGGGCCATCGCTGCGCTTCGATCGGATGACTATGCGATCAGCGCGTACCGCGACCACGGGCACTGTCTCGCCCGAGGCTCCGATCCCGGCCACGTGATGGCTGAACTGTTCGGCAAAGCGACGGGTCTCTGCCAAGGCAAAGGCGGCTCCATGCACCTGGTGGATGCCCCGCGCCGGTTCATGGGTGGCTACGCCATTGTCGGAGGCCACATTCCCCTTGCCACAGGCCTCGCGTTCGCGACCAAGTATCAACAACTCGACCTTGTGACCGTCTGCTTCTTCGGTGAAGGGGCGATCCCGAGCGGCCAGGCACACGAAGCACTCAATTTGGCAGCCTTGTGGAAACTTCCTGTGATCTTCGTCTGCGAGAACAATCGCTACGGTATGGGAACATCGGCTGAACGGGCCATCGCACTTTATGCGGATGTGGCAGAGACAGCCCGCTCCTATGGCATCAAGGCTGAGCGTGTGGATGGCATGGATGTATTGGCCGTGCGCGATGCGATGCGCAAGGTCGTCGAGCAGGTGCGCGCGGGGCAGGGACCGGTTTTCATTGAAGCGATGACCTACCGGTTCATGGGCCACTCCATGTCCGACCCGGCACACGGACATTACCGAACCAAAGAAGAAGTAGATGAGCACCGCAAACGCGACCCCCTTCTATTGCTGAAGCAGACGATTCTGAACAACAACCTCGGCGCCGAAGCCGATTTCATACAGCTTGAGCGGGAGGTCGGCGAGGCCGTGACGGCTGCCGTCAGGTTCGCCGATGACAGTCCTTTCCCAGCCCCATCGGCCTTGTACACCGACGTGATGCGGGAGGAGTAA
- a CDS encoding Mrp/NBP35 family ATP-binding protein, which yields MADEHPAGPQTGHGKDNLIPGVKYVIAVSSGKGGVGKSTVSVNLAVALALTGAKVGLLDADIYGPNIPMMMGVSKPPEQKDGKIVPAESHGVKLISMGFFVPEDTAVVWRGPMIHTAIQQLFRDVLWGELDYLLIDLPPGTGDAQLTLTQLVPLTGAVTVTTPQEVALHDVRKGMMMFKKVNVPLLGIVENMSYFLCGHCGERTEIFSHGGGERAAATLGVPFLGRVPIDPAIRDGGDSGNPIVVADPASPQSAAFREIAQKIVAGITGATTEVPPIESLLSKLKKPFAKT from the coding sequence ATGGCTGATGAACATCCTGCCGGACCACAGACTGGTCACGGAAAAGACAATTTGATTCCAGGCGTCAAATACGTTATCGCCGTCAGCAGCGGAAAGGGCGGGGTCGGTAAATCGACCGTCTCCGTCAATCTGGCCGTGGCTCTCGCACTAACGGGCGCCAAGGTTGGACTGCTCGACGCGGATATCTATGGTCCCAACATTCCCATGATGATGGGAGTGAGCAAACCACCGGAGCAGAAAGACGGCAAGATCGTTCCCGCCGAAAGTCACGGCGTGAAACTCATCTCCATGGGCTTCTTCGTCCCGGAAGATACGGCGGTCGTCTGGCGTGGGCCTATGATCCACACGGCTATTCAGCAGCTTTTCCGCGACGTGTTGTGGGGCGAGCTCGATTATCTGCTCATCGATTTGCCGCCTGGCACCGGAGATGCGCAGCTCACCCTGACGCAACTGGTTCCGCTGACCGGTGCCGTCACCGTGACGACGCCTCAGGAAGTGGCCCTGCACGATGTCCGCAAGGGCATGATGATGTTCAAAAAGGTGAATGTGCCGCTCCTCGGCATTGTGGAGAATATGAGCTACTTCCTCTGCGGCCATTGCGGCGAGCGGACAGAAATCTTTTCGCACGGAGGAGGGGAGCGTGCTGCCGCGACACTCGGTGTCCCGTTTCTCGGCCGAGTGCCCATTGACCCGGCGATTCGAGACGGCGGTGACTCCGGCAACCCGATCGTCGTGGCCGATCCAGCCTCTCCACAATCGGCTGCGTTTCGTGAGATTGCACAGAAAATTGTGGCAGGGATCACCGGGGCCACAACGGAGGTTCCACCGATCGAAAGTCTGTTGAGTAAACTCAAGAAACCGTTTGCGAAAACATAA
- a CDS encoding SDR family NAD(P)-dependent oxidoreductase translates to MRSHAVASLSQRAVLVTGASGGIGRAISLAFAATGWSVGVHYHRNKSAAEDTLSYVEAAGGSGALYAADIRESQSVQQMVEASCRQAPMPSVFICNAGIGGSQLLLRQHEDAWADVVATNLTGTFHCLRAMAPPLLAHEGGSIVVIGSHAGFHGSIGQAAYAASKAGLIGLVQTAAKEWGTGNVRVNLLLPGWQKTGLATGIMPEGNDWKDHLLGRPPSREEVAKTVLHLAQLNDVSGQVWNCDSRNL, encoded by the coding sequence ATGCGAAGCCACGCGGTTGCAAGCCTATCCCAACGTGCCGTACTGGTGACCGGTGCATCCGGCGGAATTGGTCGAGCGATCAGCCTGGCCTTTGCTGCCACTGGCTGGTCTGTCGGGGTGCATTACCATCGCAATAAATCGGCGGCTGAGGACACGCTCTCTTACGTGGAAGCCGCTGGGGGTAGTGGAGCATTGTACGCCGCCGACATTCGCGAGTCACAGTCGGTGCAACAGATGGTGGAGGCCTCCTGCCGACAGGCACCGATGCCATCGGTGTTTATCTGCAATGCTGGAATCGGAGGGAGCCAACTCCTGCTTCGACAACATGAAGACGCGTGGGCCGACGTGGTGGCCACGAATTTGACAGGAACATTTCACTGCCTCCGCGCCATGGCCCCTCCCCTTCTCGCTCATGAAGGTGGGTCGATCGTTGTGATTGGATCGCACGCCGGATTCCATGGCTCGATTGGGCAAGCTGCCTACGCCGCGTCAAAAGCCGGTCTCATCGGTCTGGTGCAGACCGCAGCAAAAGAGTGGGGAACAGGCAACGTCCGTGTAAACCTCCTCTTGCCAGGCTGGCAGAAGACGGGATTGGCTACAGGAATCATGCCTGAGGGCAATGACTGGAAAGACCATCTGTTAGGCCGTCCACCGTCACGCGAGGAAGTGGCCAAGACCGTCTTGCATCTGGCTCAACTCAACGATGTGTCGGGACAGGTGTGGAATTGCGATAGCCGGAATCTCTGA
- a CDS encoding Rieske 2Fe-2S domain-containing protein has translation MGEFVRVAGTADVKPGHGIVAEVNGKTLAVFNVDGTFHAIDNTCLHRGGPLGEGDVEGSVVTCPWHGWKFDVTTGVCVANPSAKVERYEVKVEGTDVKVLV, from the coding sequence ATGGGAGAGTTCGTACGGGTGGCCGGCACCGCCGATGTGAAGCCGGGCCATGGGATCGTCGCAGAAGTGAACGGGAAGACCCTTGCGGTGTTCAATGTGGACGGCACCTTTCACGCCATCGATAACACCTGCCTCCATCGGGGCGGCCCGCTTGGCGAGGGGGATGTCGAAGGATCCGTCGTCACGTGTCCTTGGCATGGCTGGAAATTCGACGTCACCACTGGTGTCTGCGTGGCCAATCCCTCGGCGAAAGTGGAGCGGTATGAAGTCAAAGTCGAGGGCACCGACGTGAAGGTGCTTGTCTGA
- a CDS encoding nuclear transport factor 2 family protein, with protein sequence MTPEAMQILITRYFAATRAMDVEAWLACFADDAVSYDPYGAPPIQGKDELRAFFLSVTTAFTEIGFTEDFLAVTGNRAAMKFTARGVAANGKTATCEGIDVFEVNDGGTIQTMWGYWDPVRMIAQLEA encoded by the coding sequence ATGACACCTGAGGCGATGCAGATCCTCATTACCCGCTATTTTGCCGCGACGCGCGCGATGGATGTCGAGGCCTGGCTGGCCTGCTTTGCGGACGATGCCGTCAGCTACGATCCCTATGGAGCGCCGCCGATTCAGGGAAAGGATGAGCTTCGAGCCTTTTTTCTATCCGTTACGACTGCGTTCACGGAGATTGGGTTCACCGAAGACTTTCTTGCCGTCACAGGCAACCGTGCGGCCATGAAGTTTACGGCTCGGGGAGTTGCCGCCAACGGGAAAACGGCAACCTGCGAGGGCATCGATGTTTTCGAAGTCAACGACGGTGGCACCATTCAAACGATGTGGGGCTATTGGGATCCCGTTCGTATGATCGCACAACTTGAGGCATGA